One segment of Synechococcus sp. A15-24 DNA contains the following:
- a CDS encoding DUF3370 domain-containing protein, producing MRSLFLVGALIASLSAGVAPCAADDVIRRQQSIRALPGQLDAVLMVNDNNPELIKEDGILLSTFGNGGDASISVDLNGRFDLFSHHVYAGTDDTLDSTLWLALLMAPIGDEDVTLTVIEGSTSLSQATQPGQTAAPFLPLPPLMRETSDVLAAGPGSRVAGDLLKGRQAPELSQRRWTLKPGTPTVVLKLPIPVQGLDPLLNGRNLQLRLHSSAPVALATLAAHGDGHKAPDDQDWIDLLNSGELSGKEHSPTPRGSKGKIIYSRVSGVQSGSRWQARITDPGSETLSIQNAPVSWPISSLERGSLGTGQVQTAELQALYPQTAWAAHGNYGVEYDLTLPLQNRGSAAQTLSLALESPLKTDQASDALQFRSSLSGPVMFRGPVEVAGLDDTDGSPYGRQTVHLVLRQGQEGPSFGQVTLKPGEAREVQIRLIYPADATPPQVLTVRPVKQS from the coding sequence ATGAGATCGCTCTTTCTTGTTGGTGCCTTGATCGCCAGCCTTTCAGCGGGCGTGGCTCCTTGTGCCGCCGACGACGTCATCCGCCGGCAACAGAGCATCCGGGCGCTGCCGGGGCAACTGGATGCCGTGCTGATGGTGAACGACAACAACCCGGAACTGATCAAAGAAGACGGCATCCTTCTTTCCACCTTTGGCAACGGTGGGGATGCGTCAATCTCCGTGGACCTGAACGGCCGCTTCGATCTGTTCAGCCATCACGTCTATGCAGGTACGGATGACACACTCGACTCCACCCTGTGGCTGGCCTTGTTGATGGCGCCCATCGGCGATGAAGACGTCACGCTCACAGTGATTGAAGGAAGCACCTCTCTCTCCCAGGCCACCCAGCCTGGGCAGACTGCAGCCCCGTTTCTGCCGCTGCCACCGCTGATGCGGGAAACCAGCGATGTGCTCGCCGCTGGTCCTGGCAGCCGGGTTGCTGGAGACTTGCTGAAGGGCCGACAAGCCCCTGAACTGTCGCAACGACGCTGGACCCTCAAGCCCGGCACCCCAACGGTTGTGCTGAAGCTGCCCATTCCAGTGCAGGGGCTCGACCCCCTGCTCAATGGCCGCAACCTTCAACTGCGTCTGCACAGCTCGGCGCCGGTGGCCCTAGCCACCCTGGCGGCCCACGGTGATGGCCATAAAGCCCCGGACGACCAGGACTGGATCGACCTGCTCAACAGCGGTGAGCTCAGCGGCAAGGAACACAGCCCCACCCCTCGCGGCAGCAAGGGAAAGATCATTTATTCCCGCGTCAGCGGTGTGCAAAGCGGCAGTCGTTGGCAGGCCCGCATCACGGACCCCGGCAGCGAGACCCTCTCGATTCAGAACGCGCCTGTGTCCTGGCCGATCAGCAGCCTTGAGCGCGGCAGTTTGGGCACAGGTCAGGTGCAAACGGCAGAGCTGCAAGCGCTTTATCCCCAAACAGCCTGGGCCGCCCACGGGAACTACGGGGTCGAATACGACCTGACCCTGCCACTCCAAAACAGGGGATCGGCAGCGCAGACCCTGAGCCTTGCCCTCGAATCCCCCTTGAAAACCGATCAGGCCTCCGATGCCCTGCAGTTCCGCAGCAGCCTTTCGGGTCCCGTGATGTTCCGTGGGCCGGTTGAAGTGGCTGGCCTTGACGACACCGATGGCAGCCCCTACGGACGGCAGACCGTGCATCTGGTGCTCCGCCAGGGACAGGAGGGACCATCCTTCGGTCAGGTGACGCTCAAGCCTGGCGAAGCTCGGGAGGTGCAGATCCGACTGATCTACCCGGCCGATGCCACGCCGCCTCAGGTGCTGACCGTTCGGCCTGTGAAACAATCCTGA
- a CDS encoding 5-formyltetrahydrofolate cyclo-ligase: protein MTTKKDCRRHFRQRRQQQISLGSAIYRQVLTLVESPPMRPGLLGIYWPLSSEVDLRPIRAITPNPVALPVADGSGGLQYRRWGDTPLQADGCGIPAPTDAPALSPDQLSLLLVPALAIDHNGIRLGYGGGYYDRLRADPLWAAVPAWVVLPSACISSELLPRNAWDVPFTGWITEHGPGQPS from the coding sequence ATGACCACCAAAAAGGATTGTCGTCGTCACTTTCGACAACGACGCCAGCAGCAGATCTCACTCGGGTCAGCGATCTACCGGCAGGTGTTGACGCTGGTCGAGTCGCCGCCAATGCGGCCGGGCCTTCTAGGCATTTATTGGCCGCTGAGCAGTGAGGTGGATCTACGGCCCATCCGCGCCATCACCCCAAACCCTGTTGCTCTGCCCGTCGCGGACGGCTCCGGTGGACTCCAGTACCGACGATGGGGAGACACGCCCCTGCAAGCCGACGGCTGCGGCATCCCCGCTCCAACGGACGCACCGGCCCTGAGCCCGGACCAGCTCAGCCTTTTGCTCGTCCCTGCGCTGGCCATCGACCACAACGGCATCCGGCTTGGGTATGGCGGCGGTTACTACGACCGCTTGCGGGCCGATCCGCTCTGGGCAGCCGTGCCGGCCTGGGTGGTGCTTCCCTCCGCCTGCATCAGTTCCGAACTCTTGCCCCGCAACGCCTGGGATGTGCCCTTCACTGGCTGGATCACAGAACACGGACCTGGCCAGCCCAGTTGA
- the ruvC gene encoding crossover junction endodeoxyribonuclease RuvC gives MRILGIDPGLARVGYGVIDTSGGHQRMLDCGIIRTDPGRSDGERMVEIAGDLRQLIRAWRPELAAVEKFFFYRSSNTINVVQARGVVMMTLARFKVPVVEFPPMQIKLALAGFGHAEKDEVLEAVMRELNLSDPPRPDDAADALAVALTGWFQR, from the coding sequence ATGCGGATCCTCGGGATCGATCCGGGCCTGGCTCGGGTGGGCTACGGGGTGATTGACACCAGCGGCGGCCATCAACGCATGCTGGATTGCGGGATCATCCGCACCGACCCCGGCCGCAGCGACGGTGAACGCATGGTGGAGATTGCCGGTGACCTGCGGCAACTGATCCGTGCCTGGCGACCGGAGCTCGCGGCCGTGGAGAAATTTTTCTTCTACCGGTCCAGTAACACCATCAACGTGGTGCAGGCCAGGGGGGTGGTGATGATGACCCTGGCCCGATTCAAGGTGCCGGTGGTGGAGTTCCCACCGATGCAGATCAAGCTGGCGCTGGCCGGTTTCGGCCATGCCGAGAAAGACGAGGTGCTCGAAGCCGTGATGCGCGAACTGAACCTCAGCGATCCACCCCGGCCCGATGACGCCGCTGACGCCCTGGCGGTGGCGCTCACCGGTTGGTTTCAGCGATGA
- a CDS encoding SufE family protein has translation MAPSSGSDALDRMVDKLAGTPDPKRRYEYVLWLAKKLKPLPIEQQTEAIKVKGCVSQVFVQGVLDQGVMHWQGDSDALITKGLLALLIQGLDGLTPEQVQAVDPAFISATGLQASLTPSRANGFLNILRTMQSQAQHLANE, from the coding sequence ATGGCCCCCAGCAGTGGCAGTGACGCCCTCGACCGGATGGTGGACAAGCTGGCTGGCACGCCGGATCCCAAGCGACGGTATGAATACGTCCTCTGGTTGGCCAAGAAGCTGAAACCTCTTCCCATTGAGCAGCAGACCGAGGCGATCAAGGTGAAGGGTTGTGTGTCCCAGGTGTTTGTTCAGGGGGTTCTCGATCAGGGGGTGATGCATTGGCAGGGGGATTCCGATGCCCTCATCACCAAGGGGCTGTTGGCGTTGTTGATCCAAGGCCTGGATGGCCTCACCCCTGAGCAGGTGCAGGCTGTGGATCCGGCGTTCATCTCTGCCACCGGCCTTCAGGCCAGCCTCACCCCCTCCAGGGCCAACGGATTTCTCAACATCCTGCGCACCATGCAGTCCCAGGCACAGCACCTGGCGAACGAATAA
- the bchI gene encoding magnesium chelatase ATPase subunit I translates to MTAPRKRRVFPFTAVIGQEEMKLALLLNVIDPRIGGVMIMGDRGTGKSTTIRALADLLPDIEVVAGDPYNSSSTDPDLQSNEVRERMERGDSISTEPRQVPMVDLPLGATEDRLCGTIDIEKALSEGVRAFEPGLLAKANRGLLYVDEVNLLDDHLVDVLLDSAASGWNTVEREGVSVRHPARFVLIGSGNPEEGELRPQLLDRFGMSVEVRTVRDPELRVQVVDQRTAFDTDPDGFSTAVEANQDALQQRVVEAQQRLSAVTIDDDLRLRISAVCGELDVDGLRGDIVTNRAARALAAFEGRTEVSEEDVARVASCCLRHRLRKDPLEQVDSGDRVVKVFCKVFERSESSDRADFELALAA, encoded by the coding sequence GTGACAGCACCCCGGAAGCGCAGGGTTTTTCCGTTTACCGCTGTGATCGGTCAGGAGGAGATGAAGCTTGCGCTTCTGCTCAATGTGATCGATCCCCGCATCGGCGGCGTGATGATCATGGGCGACAGGGGCACAGGCAAATCCACCACGATCCGAGCGCTGGCGGACCTCCTGCCCGACATCGAGGTGGTGGCTGGTGACCCCTACAACAGTTCATCCACAGATCCCGATCTGCAGAGCAACGAGGTACGGGAACGGATGGAACGGGGCGACTCCATTTCAACAGAACCACGCCAGGTGCCCATGGTGGATCTGCCGCTGGGAGCCACCGAGGACCGTCTCTGCGGAACGATTGACATCGAGAAGGCCCTGAGCGAGGGCGTGCGTGCCTTTGAACCCGGCCTGCTGGCCAAGGCCAACCGCGGCCTGCTTTATGTGGACGAGGTGAACCTGCTGGATGACCATCTGGTAGATGTTCTGCTCGATTCCGCTGCTTCGGGTTGGAACACAGTGGAACGTGAGGGCGTGTCCGTACGCCACCCAGCCCGCTTCGTGCTGATCGGCTCCGGCAACCCTGAGGAGGGCGAACTGCGGCCGCAGCTGCTCGATCGTTTCGGCATGAGTGTGGAGGTGCGCACGGTGCGTGATCCCGAACTGCGGGTTCAGGTGGTGGATCAACGCACAGCCTTCGACACCGACCCCGATGGGTTCAGCACGGCGGTGGAAGCCAACCAGGACGCCCTGCAGCAGCGGGTCGTGGAGGCCCAGCAACGGTTGAGTGCCGTGACCATCGACGACGACCTCCGGCTGCGGATCTCCGCCGTCTGCGGCGAGCTGGATGTGGATGGACTGCGGGGTGACATCGTCACCAACCGTGCCGCCCGAGCCTTGGCCGCTTTTGAGGGCCGCACGGAGGTCAGCGAAGAGGATGTCGCCCGGGTGGCCTCCTGCTGCCTGCGCCACCGCCTGCGCAAGGATCCTTTGGAGCAAGTGGATTCCGGCGATCGGGTGGTGAAGGTGTTCTGCAAGGTGTTCGAGCGCAGCGAAAGCAGCGATCGCGCCGACTTTGAACTGGCCCTGGCGGCCTGA